The DNA window AGAGGCAGAAATACCTCAATGGGTAAAGAACAGGGCATCTGAAAGGGGTATCAGAATGACTGATGGAGCGATTAGTTATCTCATAGAGCTTGTAGGGCCTGATATAGGACTCCTCGTTATGGAAATTGAAAAACTCGCCCTGTCAGGCTTAAAGGACATTGACGTCCATGATATTGAAGCACTGACAGCGGATGTAAGAGGATACACCTCTTTTGACCTTGTAGATGCAATAATTGGCTCTGACAGGGACATGGCCTTCAGGATTTTAAAAAGACTTATTGAGGAGCGGTCATCAGAGCCTTATGCTATCCTCGGTGCCTTAAGCTGGCACTACAGGCAATTTTATAACCTGTGGGAAGGCAAAGGTAAAAGACCGGCAAAGATGAGAGATACTACTTACAAAGTCCTGAGTGGTCTTCTCCCATCTTACAGGGAAGAGGACTTTTGCAGGATTTTTAAAGACCTCCATGAGGCAGATGTTGGAATAAAGACATCAGGAAGGCCAGCAGTTGTCCTTGAGGCTCTACTGATTAAGCTGCTCCAGAGAGGGCGGAATTGATAAGCCTTGTGAGCCGTGAGACCTTCCTGGATGCAGTATTTCTGTGTATTACACCTTTGGATGCAGCCTTATTAATAGCAGGAACAGCTTCGGCAAGGGCAGACCGCGCTCCTTCAAGGTTTTTATTGATCACCTCTGACTCCACTTTTTTTACAAGTGATTTCAGGATGGACTTGATGGACTGGTTTCTCAGCTTCCTTTTTTCAGCTTGCCGTGCCCTTTTCATGGCCGACTTATTCCTTTTTGGTGCTGTCTTAGTTGGCAAATATACCTCCTTGTTTAAGTGAGAAGTAAGTCTTGTGAATAAGATAAAATGCCATATTTTTTAACATTAAAGACACAGGAAAGTCAAGCTCAAAAAAGAGATAGAATAAGACAGATAGGGAAGGCTGGTGAAGAATTTTTATACGACACCTTAACAAAAAGAACTTTATGGAATTTGTAAAAACTTTAAAATTAAAAAGGATAAAACAGGATATAAATCCCGATGCTTCGGGATAAAAATTCTGAGACAGTCTTCCCTATCTGCAATTTTGGGTCAAGCTTATGGATGAGAAAAGAAGGGTCACAAAGGCAGCAGGCCTGATGTCAATTGCAACTTTCATGAGCCGTATTACAGGCTATGTGAAAGATATGGTGCTGGCAAAGGTCTTTGGCGCTACAGGCATGACTGATGCGTTTTTTATTGCCTTTCGTATCCCGAATCTACTGAGAGAACTTTTTGCAGAAGGCTCTATGTCAGCAGCTTTCGTGCCTGTCTTCACAGAACATCTTGCCAGGAATGGAAAAGAAGAGGCAAAGAGGCTCGCAGGGATTGTCTTTGCTTTTTTATTGAGCATTTTAATTATAGTCTGCCTCCTCGGGAT is part of the Nitrospirota bacterium genome and encodes:
- the rpsT gene encoding 30S ribosomal protein S20; translation: MKRARQAEKRKLRNQSIKSILKSLVKKVESEVINKNLEGARSALAEAVPAINKAASKGVIHRNTASRKVSRLTRLINSALSGAA
- the holA gene encoding DNA polymerase III subunit delta, whose protein sequence is MQNKGFNLELSRGLPKPVYFLWSEESFFLEEALNQAVTSVFGLKYQERSESTRTEIESVFSCDVFHPDTPPADIINAARTLPFMSKRRFVALKYFHRFSSSNIKALASYFKEPCESTCMVILSEKEPRAFDFKWVVYHLKIREAEIPQWVKNRASERGIRMTDGAISYLIELVGPDIGLLVMEIEKLALSGLKDIDVHDIEALTADVRGYTSFDLVDAIIGSDRDMAFRILKRLIEERSSEPYAILGALSWHYRQFYNLWEGKGKRPAKMRDTTYKVLSGLLPSYREEDFCRIFKDLHEADVGIKTSGRPAVVLEALLIKLLQRGRN